A genome region from Akkermansiaceae bacterium includes the following:
- a CDS encoding HAD-IIB family hydrolase has protein sequence MRTLDACPTPGLILSFDFDGTLHDPAESPPVPASFFETIMDLRQLKNAVWGINTGRSMPQVVEGFIESNFPFLPDWVVAREREIHFPNQFGRFAPHKQWNDRCEKEIHRLFKKAKKALKAVRKEVEEHTGAQYIEMDGEPAGLISRTEEEMEWIVERITPMIAAVPDLGWQRNSIYLRFGHKNYQKGSTLSEVARLYGLDTSKTFAAGDSHNDIEMLSVEHSGFAACPANAVGAIRDLVASRGGFVTEAAHGQGIVEALRKYFL, from the coding sequence GTGAGAACCTTAGACGCCTGTCCCACGCCCGGACTGATACTTTCCTTCGATTTCGACGGCACTTTGCATGACCCCGCAGAAAGCCCGCCTGTACCCGCCTCGTTTTTCGAAACCATCATGGATCTCCGGCAACTCAAGAATGCCGTCTGGGGGATCAACACCGGGCGCTCGATGCCGCAGGTGGTCGAGGGCTTCATCGAAAGCAATTTCCCCTTCCTTCCCGACTGGGTGGTGGCGCGCGAAAGGGAGATCCATTTCCCCAACCAGTTCGGCCGTTTCGCGCCCCACAAGCAATGGAACGACCGCTGCGAGAAGGAGATCCACAGGCTTTTCAAAAAGGCGAAGAAGGCACTGAAAGCCGTCCGCAAGGAAGTGGAGGAGCACACCGGAGCCCAATACATCGAGATGGACGGCGAGCCAGCCGGCCTGATCTCGCGCACCGAGGAGGAGATGGAGTGGATCGTGGAAAGGATCACACCAATGATCGCCGCCGTGCCGGATCTCGGCTGGCAACGGAACTCGATCTATCTCCGTTTCGGACATAAGAACTACCAGAAAGGCAGTACATTATCGGAAGTCGCCCGCCTCTACGGCTTGGATACCTCCAAAACCTTCGCCGCCGGAGACAGCCACAACGACATCGAGATGCTTTCGGTGGAGCACTCCGGCTTCGCCGCCTGCCCGGCCAACGCCGTCGGCGCAATCCGCGATCTCGTCGCCTCGCGCGGCGGCTTTGTCACAGAAGCCGCTCACGGACAGGGTATAGTGGAGGCGTTGCGGAAATATTTCCTGTAA
- a CDS encoding PEP-CTERM sorting domain-containing protein, translated as MKAKHSLSALVGIFVASCPLAHAATITWTSQGTITNENVIQANVSSAFNLSNTTTNWAVTTTVNPQTVTFASTASGAITSNGVTLTMTSGWNNQGIAPLSTIWDGTPTDADFSQVMDSFAHGPGVAAPGASATFTLSGLTNGVKYSVQLFTSDSRANIGDRRSIRFNDGNGNLTAEVAQITKQYFIGTFTASGTTQAINATSSPISPGTSGAVILNALTLSVIPEPSGAMLLGLSILGFLVRRRR; from the coding sequence ATGAAAGCAAAACACAGCCTATCCGCCCTTGTCGGCATCTTCGTCGCTTCTTGCCCGCTGGCTCATGCCGCCACGATCACATGGACATCCCAGGGAACCATCACCAATGAGAACGTCATCCAAGCGAACGTGTCATCGGCATTCAACCTATCGAATACCACCACAAATTGGGCTGTGACCACCACCGTCAACCCGCAAACGGTCACCTTCGCCAGCACGGCATCCGGTGCGATCACGAGCAACGGCGTCACGCTGACCATGACATCGGGCTGGAACAACCAAGGCATCGCCCCCCTCAGCACCATCTGGGACGGCACGCCGACCGATGCCGATTTCAGCCAGGTCATGGATAGCTTTGCACACGGCCCGGGTGTTGCTGCGCCAGGCGCCAGCGCCACTTTCACCCTTTCCGGGCTGACAAACGGGGTGAAGTATTCCGTCCAGCTTTTCACCTCCGACTCTCGCGCCAATATCGGGGACCGCAGGTCAATCCGGTTCAATGACGGGAACGGCAACCTCACAGCCGAGGTGGCTCAGATCACCAAGCAATACTTCATCGGAACCTTCACCGCCTCGGGAACCACCCAGGCCATCAATGCGACTTCCAGTCCGATTTCCCCCGGAACCTCGGGCGCCGTGATTCTGAACGCATTGACCCTTTCCGTAATCCCGGAGCCCTCCGGTGCCATGTTGCTCGGGCTTTCGATCCTTGGGTTCCTCGTCCGCCGCAGGCGCTGA
- the hisF gene encoding imidazole glycerol phosphate synthase subunit HisF: MLAKRIIPCLDVTNGRVVKGVNFVDLIDAGDPVECAIAYNEQEADELVFLDITASSDARDTMVDVVRRTAEKCFIPLTVGGGIRSVDNMRTMLLAGADKVGINTAAVNNPGLVDEGAKAFGNQCIVVAIDAKREGPGKWGVYTHGGRTPVGLDAVEWAKEVWRRGAGEILLTSMDADGTQAGYDCELTAAISSAIGIPVIASGGAGNLDHMVEVLEKGKADAVLAASIFHFGMHTVGEAKEHFAKNGVPVRPSFKH; the protein is encoded by the coding sequence GTGCTCGCAAAACGAATCATCCCCTGCCTCGATGTCACCAACGGCCGCGTCGTCAAGGGCGTCAACTTCGTCGATCTCATCGACGCGGGCGATCCCGTGGAGTGCGCCATCGCCTACAACGAGCAGGAGGCCGACGAACTCGTTTTCCTGGACATCACCGCATCCTCGGACGCGCGTGACACCATGGTCGATGTCGTCCGCCGCACGGCGGAGAAATGTTTCATCCCCCTCACCGTCGGCGGCGGGATCCGCTCCGTGGACAACATGCGCACCATGCTCCTCGCCGGGGCGGACAAGGTCGGGATCAACACCGCCGCCGTCAACAACCCCGGCCTCGTCGATGAAGGCGCAAAGGCTTTCGGAAACCAATGCATCGTCGTAGCCATCGATGCGAAACGCGAGGGCCCCGGAAAATGGGGCGTCTACACCCACGGCGGCCGCACTCCCGTCGGCCTCGACGCCGTCGAGTGGGCCAAGGAAGTCTGGAGGCGCGGCGCGGGCGAGATCCTGCTCACCTCCATGGACGCGGATGGCACCCAGGCCGGATACGATTGCGAACTCACCGCCGCCATCTCCTCCGCCATCGGCATCCCCGTCATCGCCTCAGGCGGCGCGGGGAACCTCGATCACATGGTGGAGGTCTTGGAGAAAGGGAAAGCCGACGCAGTCCTCGCTGCCTCCATCTTTCACTTCGGCATGCACACGGTAGGTGAGGCGAAGGAGCATTTCGCGAAAAACGGCGTCCCCGTCCGCCCGAGCTTCAAGCACTGA
- the rhaM gene encoding L-rhamnose mutarotase yields the protein METHAFTMKLKPGSVAEYEKRHNEIWPELSEAIREAGISDYSIFLDEETLTLFAIQKRAAGHGASGLPHHPIVKKWWSHMAPLMETNPDNSPACGDLRRVFHLE from the coding sequence ATGGAAACACACGCCTTCACCATGAAGCTCAAGCCCGGCAGCGTGGCCGAGTATGAGAAGCGCCACAACGAGATCTGGCCCGAGCTTTCGGAGGCGATCCGGGAGGCGGGCATCTCCGATTACTCGATCTTTCTCGATGAGGAAACGCTCACCCTCTTCGCCATCCAGAAACGCGCAGCCGGCCACGGTGCATCAGGACTCCCGCACCATCCCATCGTGAAAAAATGGTGGAGCCACATGGCTCCACTCATGGAAACAAACCCGGACAACTCCCCCGCCTGCGGCGATCTCCGGCGGGTGTTCCACCTGGAGTGA
- a CDS encoding family 78 glycoside hydrolase catalytic domain has protein sequence MPHRKKILTSVVFLIAGLHLAYAAPVELNGQPPVSITEPAPGIILVDFGKVAFGNLMLTPPNGASGKVTVHFGEDFDKGRINRKPPGTVRYATAEIHVAGTDPVIIAPPADARNTQQGDGKTPPAILTPPEWGVILPFRWVEIEGLPGGLNADQIVRRAAFPADWDEEASSFSSSDETLNRIWDLCKYTIKATAFAGVYVDGDRERIPYEADSYLNQLSHYYTSDDTGFARRTYDYLMNYATWPTEWAPHMIFIAHADWMRTGDSKWLAPRYEALKKKTLSDRAGDDGLVKSNAAQIKKGDIVDWPHTERDKFVFTETNTVVNAFHIKALRDMADLAEAVGKKGEAEGFRKMAGEKHAVFQEKLFDEKRGVYRDGIGTDHASAHANFFPLAFGLVPAGKRDGVVAFLRKKGMACSVYAAQYLLEGLFNNGAADKAMELITADGDRSWKHMLNTGTTITYEAWDQKYKPNQDWNHAWGAAPANLLPRFTLGVRPLIPGWEKAHISPNPGYLEYAKGKVPTPRGAITVDWKKAATFSISITLPEGMAAKVDLPAAAGSTGVFIGGKKAEATLENSRWVLKDEISGTATIEVK, from the coding sequence ATGCCACATCGAAAAAAAATCCTCACCTCCGTTGTATTCCTGATCGCAGGCCTGCACCTAGCATACGCAGCACCGGTTGAACTGAACGGTCAGCCGCCCGTCTCCATCACCGAGCCCGCTCCCGGGATCATTCTCGTCGATTTCGGAAAAGTCGCCTTCGGGAACCTGATGCTCACACCGCCCAACGGTGCAAGCGGCAAGGTCACAGTCCACTTTGGGGAAGATTTCGACAAGGGGCGCATCAACAGGAAGCCGCCCGGCACCGTCCGGTATGCGACGGCGGAGATCCATGTCGCAGGAACGGATCCCGTCATCATTGCGCCGCCCGCAGATGCCCGGAACACCCAGCAGGGCGATGGGAAAACCCCGCCCGCCATCCTCACCCCGCCGGAGTGGGGCGTTATCCTGCCTTTCAGGTGGGTCGAGATCGAGGGGTTGCCGGGTGGCTTGAATGCGGACCAGATCGTCCGCCGCGCCGCATTCCCTGCGGACTGGGATGAGGAAGCCTCTTCCTTTTCCTCCTCGGACGAGACGCTCAACCGCATCTGGGATCTCTGCAAATACACGATCAAGGCCACCGCCTTCGCCGGCGTCTATGTCGATGGCGACCGCGAGCGCATCCCCTACGAGGCGGACTCCTACCTGAACCAGCTCAGCCATTACTATACGTCGGACGACACCGGCTTCGCCCGTCGTACCTATGATTACCTGATGAACTATGCGACCTGGCCCACCGAGTGGGCACCTCACATGATCTTCATCGCGCACGCCGACTGGATGCGGACTGGCGACAGCAAATGGCTCGCACCTCGCTACGAGGCGCTGAAGAAAAAGACCCTGTCGGATCGCGCCGGGGATGATGGGCTGGTGAAAAGCAACGCCGCGCAGATCAAGAAGGGCGACATCGTCGATTGGCCGCACACCGAGCGCGACAAGTTCGTTTTCACGGAAACCAACACCGTGGTGAACGCATTCCACATCAAGGCGCTTCGTGACATGGCGGATCTCGCGGAGGCCGTCGGGAAAAAAGGAGAGGCTGAGGGTTTTCGGAAAATGGCCGGAGAGAAGCATGCTGTTTTCCAGGAGAAACTCTTCGACGAAAAGCGCGGGGTTTACCGGGATGGGATCGGCACGGATCATGCCTCCGCCCATGCGAATTTCTTCCCGCTGGCCTTCGGCCTCGTGCCTGCTGGCAAGCGGGATGGCGTCGTCGCTTTCCTGCGGAAAAAAGGCATGGCCTGCTCGGTCTATGCGGCGCAATACCTGTTAGAAGGGCTATTCAACAACGGCGCAGCTGACAAGGCGATGGAGCTCATCACCGCCGATGGCGACCGCAGCTGGAAGCACATGCTCAACACCGGAACCACGATCACCTACGAGGCATGGGATCAGAAATACAAGCCGAACCAGGACTGGAACCACGCATGGGGCGCTGCTCCCGCAAACCTCCTGCCCCGCTTCACCCTCGGCGTCCGCCCCCTCATCCCCGGCTGGGAAAAGGCGCACATCAGCCCGAACCCCGGCTATCTGGAGTATGCCAAGGGCAAGGTGCCGACACCACGCGGAGCCATCACCGTGGATTGGAAAAAGGCAGCAACTTTCTCCATCTCCATTACCCTCCCTGAGGGAATGGCCGCAAAAGTGGATCTCCCGGCAGCAGCAGGATCGACCGGGGTTTTCATCGGCGGGAAAAAAGCGGAAGCCACACTGGAAAACTCGCGTTGGGTGCTGAAAGACGAAATTTCCGGAACCGCGACCATCGAAGTGAAATAA